One genomic segment of Dehalococcoidia bacterium includes these proteins:
- a CDS encoding NADH-quinone oxidoreductase subunit M, with the protein MDFPYLSVIIFLPLIGAIVIALLGANHRRIKLTATAFAAVSFILSLALFSMFDRSLDGPQFVEQVSWIPAIDVQYFMGVDGLSLPLVILTTFIGLVAVLVSWKIDLRVREYFAWLLVLETGILGVFCSLDLLLFFIFWEVELIPMYMLISIWGTGRKEYSAIKFVLYTLFGSAFMLAGILLLYFQAGTFDMIALAGMGLDSILSSMMAASIFFLIIAAYAIKLPIFPLHTWLPDAHTDAPTAVSVVLAGVLLKMGGYGMIRVAVGIFPETAHSYAPFFIVLAVVGVIYGAALTLRQTDLKRLIAYSSVSHMGFVLLGIFALSHVSMTGAVLQMVSHGVITGLLFASVGLVYSKTHERSIPKLGGLVRQMPVVAVVFSIAGLAALGLPGTSGFAAEVITFIGSFGSTMVSGIQVYTILAITGVVLGAGYILWMLRRVFYGPPRDEYNGAPDADRLEKVYTFAFIALIMLIGLYPAILTDVIKPSIQSILGVFSG; encoded by the coding sequence TTGGATTTTCCTTATCTATCGGTAATAATTTTCCTCCCCCTCATCGGGGCAATAGTCATTGCCCTGCTGGGGGCTAACCACAGGCGTATAAAGCTCACTGCCACTGCCTTTGCCGCGGTATCGTTTATATTGTCGCTGGCTCTCTTCTCCATGTTCGACCGCTCACTTGACGGGCCCCAGTTTGTGGAACAGGTGTCGTGGATCCCGGCAATCGATGTCCAGTACTTTATGGGCGTCGACGGGTTAAGCCTGCCCTTAGTAATCCTTACCACCTTTATCGGCCTCGTCGCAGTGCTTGTATCGTGGAAGATAGACCTCAGGGTCAGGGAATACTTTGCCTGGCTCCTGGTACTGGAAACGGGCATCCTGGGAGTGTTCTGCTCCCTGGATCTTCTCCTATTCTTCATCTTCTGGGAGGTGGAGCTGATACCGATGTATATGCTCATCTCCATCTGGGGCACGGGGAGGAAGGAGTACTCGGCAATCAAGTTCGTCCTCTATACCCTCTTCGGCAGCGCCTTTATGCTTGCCGGCATCCTGCTTCTCTATTTCCAGGCGGGTACCTTCGATATGATAGCGCTGGCGGGAATGGGCCTCGACTCCATCCTCAGCTCAATGATGGCAGCGTCGATATTCTTCCTTATTATCGCTGCCTATGCGATTAAGCTGCCCATTTTCCCCTTACACACATGGCTCCCCGATGCGCATACCGATGCCCCAACCGCGGTGAGCGTAGTGCTCGCCGGAGTGCTCCTCAAGATGGGGGGCTACGGTATGATACGGGTTGCGGTGGGCATATTCCCTGAGACTGCGCATAGCTATGCGCCGTTCTTCATTGTGCTAGCGGTTGTCGGTGTGATTTACGGTGCGGCATTGACGTTGCGGCAGACCGATCTAAAGAGACTGATCGCTTACAGCAGCGTGAGCCATATGGGCTTCGTCCTACTCGGCATTTTTGCCTTATCCCATGTGAGCATGACCGGCGCCGTGCTGCAGATGGTCAGCCACGGCGTCATAACCGGACTCCTATTTGCGTCGGTTGGGCTAGTCTACAGCAAAACGCATGAGCGTAGCATCCCCAAGCTTGGCGGGCTGGTGCGTCAGATGCCGGTAGTCGCGGTCGTCTTCAGCATTGCCGGCCTTGCCGCCTTGGGCCTTCCTGGCACTAGCGGTTTCGCCGCCGAGGTCATAACCTTCATTGGTAGCTTCGGCAGCACCATGGTTTCCGGCATTCAGGTCTACACCATTCTGGCAATTACCGGGGTGGTGCTGGGTGCGGGGTACATCCTGTGGATGCTGCGGCGCGTGTTCTACGGCCCGCCTAGGGATGAATATAATGGTGCACCCGATGCTGACAGGCTGGAAAAGGTGTACACATTCGCCTTTATAGCTTTGATCATGCTCATCGGGCTCTATCCGGCAATACTCACCGATGTTATTAAACCAAGCATTCAGTCAATTCTTGGGGTGTTCAGTGGGTGA
- a CDS encoding NUDIX hydrolase: protein MGEIKVAVGAVIGDEEGRVLLVKHVPERNGFWQGKWICPGGTLEFGKGIEEGITREVKEETDLQIQLQTLLPPFERIVKSDSETTLHVIYIDSIARLIGREFRPGSDVGEGIWVSPEDLPKIWDDLHEDTQKLLNLAKVV, encoded by the coding sequence GTGGGTGAGATAAAGGTAGCAGTTGGAGCCGTGATCGGTGATGAGGAGGGGCGGGTCCTGCTAGTAAAGCATGTGCCGGAGAGGAATGGTTTCTGGCAGGGGAAATGGATCTGCCCCGGGGGTACACTGGAATTTGGGAAAGGTATCGAGGAGGGAATAACGAGGGAAGTGAAGGAGGAAACCGATCTCCAGATACAACTGCAGACTCTGCTACCTCCCTTCGAGCGGATCGTAAAGTCGGATAGTGAGACAACGCTTCACGTTATTTACATTGATTCTATAGCACGCTTGATCGGGAGGGAATTCCGACCGGGCAGCGACGTGGGCGAAGGAATCTGGGTTTCACCAGAAGATCTCCCGAAGATATGGGATGATCTGCACGAGGATACCCAGAAGCTACTAAATTTAGCGAAGGTGGTTTAA
- a CDS encoding NADH-quinone oxidoreductase subunit N produces MDLYLLSPEISLLALALVVILLDLFIKEKWILGWVSIIGLIVPAIFALSLWGRNETSFGGTLAVDYFSIFFCLLFLGVAALILLSSTEYARKFNAFRAEYYALVLLATTGMMLLASTRELISIFIALELTGISLYVLTGFLKDPKSSEAGLKYLLLGAVASAVLLYGMALVFGLTGTTHLEGIAAAISSQSLLASPALLMGIVLLVAGFGFKIASVPFQMWVPDVYEGAPTPITAYLSVASKAAGFAIVLRVFYEAFGAASADWGMIFAVIAAITMTVGNVVAIAQKNIKRMLGYSSIAQAGYLIIGLAAVTTQASSALIFFLACYALTNLGAFIAIIAISNKINSDEIADYSGMVRRAPLYAIALALCLISLAGIPPTAGFMAKVYIFSAGVNAELLWLVIIAVINSVISAYYYLRVVRVMFLGEPLSEEKVHASIGLRVALSIACLGVLALGIYPWMLMKFAETAASIFLP; encoded by the coding sequence TTGGATCTTTATCTGTTGTCACCTGAGATAAGCCTCCTGGCCCTGGCTCTGGTTGTGATCCTCCTCGACCTATTCATCAAGGAAAAGTGGATCCTGGGATGGGTGAGCATTATCGGGCTCATCGTGCCTGCCATCTTCGCTCTATCCCTATGGGGTAGAAATGAGACATCCTTCGGCGGCACGCTGGCTGTTGACTATTTCTCTATCTTCTTCTGCCTACTTTTCCTAGGAGTGGCAGCTCTAATACTACTGTCCTCTACTGAGTATGCCCGTAAGTTCAACGCCTTTCGCGCGGAGTACTATGCCCTGGTGCTCTTGGCTACCACGGGGATGATGTTGCTGGCATCAACTAGGGAGCTGATCTCTATCTTCATAGCCCTAGAGTTGACCGGAATATCTCTTTATGTCTTAACCGGCTTTCTCAAGGATCCCAAGTCCAGCGAGGCGGGATTGAAGTACCTGCTCCTGGGTGCAGTGGCCAGCGCGGTGCTGCTATATGGTATGGCGCTTGTCTTCGGGCTAACCGGTACCACCCATCTTGAGGGGATTGCCGCGGCTATTTCATCTCAGAGTCTGTTGGCAAGTCCGGCGCTCCTCATGGGCATCGTTCTACTAGTTGCCGGCTTCGGCTTTAAGATCGCCAGCGTTCCCTTCCAGATGTGGGTCCCCGATGTTTATGAAGGGGCGCCCACACCAATTACCGCTTATCTCTCTGTAGCCAGCAAGGCGGCGGGCTTTGCGATTGTACTGAGGGTCTTCTATGAGGCCTTCGGGGCGGCGAGCGCGGACTGGGGGATGATATTCGCCGTGATTGCTGCCATCACCATGACCGTAGGCAATGTGGTCGCCATCGCCCAGAAGAACATCAAGCGCATGCTGGGGTACTCCAGCATCGCCCAGGCGGGCTATCTTATAATCGGGCTGGCGGCGGTTACCACCCAGGCAAGTAGCGCGCTAATCTTCTTCCTGGCATGCTACGCCCTCACCAATCTTGGGGCGTTTATCGCCATTATTGCCATCTCCAACAAGATCAACAGCGATGAAATCGCTGACTATTCCGGTATGGTGCGGCGGGCCCCGCTATATGCCATAGCCTTGGCGCTCTGCCTCATCTCACTTGCCGGCATCCCGCCTACCGCAGGGTTCATGGCCAAGGTCTATATCTTCAGTGCCGGCGTTAACGCCGAGCTGTTATGGCTGGTTATCATTGCCGTTATTAACTCGGTGATCTCGGCATACTACTATTTGAGGGTAGTACGCGTGATGTTCCTGGGAGAGCCACTATCAGAGGAGAAGGTACATGCCTCAATTGGGCTCCGCGTTGCACTTTCCATCGCCTGCCTCGGGGTGTTAGCGCTCGGTATTTACCCCTGGATGCTGATGAAGTTTGCAGAGACTGCCGCTAGTATCTTTCTCCCTTGA
- a CDS encoding NAD(+)/NADH kinase — protein MKRVGILYHPKIAAARAFAEELADFLPSLNALVWLCSAWDEESAGAQIESTELVLSIGGDGTILRAARAVAPKSIPIVGINLGRLGFMTELSVEQARDGLTALLAGEGWVDERAMLQAKLPGKRTYHALNDIVIGRGAISRVIYVETTIDGAPLTTYKADGVILATATGSTGHSLAAGGPILYPQSREILLNPISPHLTFAKAVVLPPTAIVELKVHTDHQAMLSIDGQINLSLESGDEVKVNLSHHVARFLRVQPRGYYYTVLMERLVPK, from the coding sequence TTGAAGCGGGTTGGTATTCTCTATCATCCAAAGATCGCTGCTGCCAGGGCTTTTGCCGAGGAGTTGGCAGACTTTTTACCCTCCCTGAATGCGCTTGTTTGGCTCTGTTCTGCCTGGGATGAGGAGAGTGCCGGGGCCCAGATTGAGAGCACGGAGCTAGTCCTCAGCATTGGCGGCGATGGCACTATATTGCGGGCAGCGCGCGCTGTCGCACCTAAGTCCATTCCCATTGTGGGGATAAATCTGGGCAGGCTTGGGTTTATGACCGAGCTTAGCGTTGAGCAGGCTAGGGATGGACTCACTGCCTTACTGGCAGGAGAGGGCTGGGTTGATGAGCGCGCTATGCTCCAGGCAAAACTGCCAGGCAAACGAACATATCATGCCTTAAACGACATTGTCATAGGGCGTGGCGCCATATCCAGGGTAATCTACGTGGAGACCACCATCGATGGTGCTCCTTTAACCACCTACAAGGCGGATGGTGTCATTCTCGCCACTGCAACCGGAAGCACAGGACACTCCCTGGCCGCAGGTGGACCCATCCTCTATCCCCAGTCTAGGGAGATCCTATTAAACCCCATTTCCCCCCACCTCACCTTCGCCAAGGCGGTGGTGCTTCCACCCACAGCCATCGTTGAGCTAAAAGTGCACACCGACCATCAAGCGATGCTCAGCATCGACGGTCAGATTAACCTGTCGCTGGAAAGCGGTGATGAAGTTAAGGTCAACCTCAGCCATCACGTAGCCCGTTTCCTCAGGGTTCAGCCGCGTGGCTATTACTACACCGTCCTGATGGAGAGATTGGTGCCAAAATGA
- a CDS encoding N-acetyltransferase, with protein sequence MKAERARISDIPHIHKLVNHFADKGEMLPRARSELYENVRDFFVVLDDEQLVACAALHIFWSDLAEIRAVSVVEGMQDQGAGTLLIQACLEEATSMGMKTIFCLTYRPDFFEHFGFRQVDKKELPHKIWGECFRCPKFPDCDEVALIYKPESSC encoded by the coding sequence ATGAAGGCGGAAAGGGCCCGCATTAGTGACATACCTCATATTCACAAGCTGGTCAATCACTTTGCCGATAAGGGAGAGATGTTGCCCCGCGCCCGGAGCGAGCTCTATGAGAACGTGAGGGACTTTTTCGTGGTACTCGATGACGAACAACTGGTTGCCTGTGCCGCGCTTCATATATTCTGGTCCGATCTGGCAGAGATAAGGGCTGTATCCGTGGTCGAGGGGATGCAGGATCAGGGGGCCGGCACTCTGCTGATTCAGGCTTGCCTTGAAGAGGCGACTAGTATGGGGATGAAGACCATCTTCTGTCTCACCTACAGGCCCGATTTCTTCGAGCACTTTGGCTTTCGACAGGTGGACAAAAAGGAGCTACCGCACAAGATATGGGGGGAGTGTTTTCGCTGCCCCAAGTTCCCCGACTGCGATGAGGTGGCACTAATTTATAAGCCGGAATCTTCGTGCTGA
- a CDS encoding NUDIX hydrolase has translation MDEQTLDSRQIYDGRRVKLRLDRVVLHGGRETTREVVEHPDCVAIIALDADDNVILVRQFRQAAAQELLEVPAGVIEPGEEPLKSALRELAEESGYIAGRIERLGGFYSSPGYSTEFLHLFLATELKPGPSQAHEDEILEVVPIPLKQVHRLIKSGEIRDAKSIAGLLALSLHRGKSEA, from the coding sequence ATGGATGAGCAAACCCTAGACAGCAGACAAATATATGACGGGCGCCGGGTGAAACTTCGCCTCGATAGGGTGGTGCTCCACGGCGGCAGGGAGACCACCCGGGAGGTGGTAGAGCACCCGGATTGTGTCGCCATTATTGCCCTCGACGCGGATGATAATGTTATCCTGGTACGCCAATTTCGCCAAGCGGCAGCGCAAGAGCTTCTGGAGGTCCCCGCCGGCGTCATCGAACCCGGCGAGGAGCCACTGAAGAGTGCCCTGAGGGAGCTAGCGGAAGAGAGCGGGTATATCGCCGGGAGGATTGAGCGGCTTGGCGGTTTCTACAGCAGCCCGGGATACTCCACCGAGTTTTTGCACCTTTTCCTCGCCACTGAACTCAAGCCCGGTCCCAGCCAGGCCCATGAGGACGAGATTTTGGAGGTGGTACCCATCCCATTGAAACAGGTTCACCGCCTGATTAAATCGGGTGAGATCCGGGATGCCAAGAGCATAGCCGGCCTCTTGGCCCTATCCCTGCACCGGGGGAAGAGCGAAGCATGA
- a CDS encoding glycosyltransferase family 4 protein yields the protein MYSGGQGIYLYYLSRELKKLGHEVHVIVGPPYPHIAEGITEHRLKNLNLFEFGFPKKDPFQVFTPLNLYELAATRMGMFPEMFSFSIRAYQKLCQLRRHLHFDIIHDNQTLGYGMLLMKAFKIPVVATVHHPLPIDRKTDIAYIHRAWERFGRIMFYPLVMQHLVTRRMDRVITVSESAAEETRRAFKVPREKIRVVYNGIDTEMFRELDGKRKERGRLLVVANTKDRKKGVIYLLRALQLLREEMDVKLTIVDRGAPDNDYTPALVERFGLDGSVEFTGRLRVEELVECYARAEVTVVPSLYEGFCLPAAEAMACGLPVVATTAGALPEVVEDGKCGILVPPRDHHALAGALKRLLDDESLRQAMGEAGRERVKRHFTWEEAARKTLEVYREVV from the coding sequence ATGTACAGTGGGGGGCAGGGGATTTATCTCTATTACCTGTCCCGCGAGCTTAAGAAATTGGGGCACGAGGTTCATGTCATTGTCGGTCCTCCCTATCCACATATTGCCGAGGGTATCACGGAGCACCGCCTAAAAAACCTGAACCTCTTCGAGTTCGGATTCCCCAAGAAAGACCCGTTCCAGGTTTTCACCCCGCTCAACCTCTACGAGCTGGCGGCAACCAGGATGGGTATGTTCCCCGAGATGTTCTCATTCAGCATCAGGGCCTACCAGAAACTGTGCCAGCTCCGTCGCCATCTCCACTTCGATATCATTCATGACAATCAGACCCTGGGCTATGGCATGCTTCTGATGAAGGCGTTTAAAATACCTGTGGTGGCTACCGTTCACCACCCCCTACCCATCGACAGAAAGACCGATATCGCCTATATACACAGGGCATGGGAGAGATTCGGCAGGATAATGTTCTACCCGCTGGTAATGCAGCACCTGGTGACCAGAAGAATGGATCGGGTAATCACGGTCTCAGAGAGCGCTGCAGAGGAGACCAGGCGCGCCTTCAAGGTTCCCCGAGAGAAGATAAGGGTGGTCTACAATGGCATCGATACCGAGATGTTCCGGGAGCTGGATGGCAAGCGGAAGGAGAGAGGTCGCCTCCTCGTCGTGGCCAACACCAAGGACCGCAAAAAGGGGGTTATCTACCTGCTTCGCGCCCTTCAGCTACTCCGTGAAGAGATGGATGTGAAATTAACTATCGTAGACCGTGGCGCCCCTGATAACGACTATACACCGGCCCTGGTGGAAAGGTTCGGGCTCGATGGAAGCGTCGAGTTTACCGGGAGACTGCGTGTGGAGGAACTAGTCGAGTGCTACGCAAGAGCCGAGGTGACAGTGGTTCCCTCCTTGTATGAGGGCTTTTGCCTTCCCGCTGCGGAAGCGATGGCCTGTGGCCTTCCCGTGGTCGCCACTACGGCGGGAGCGCTCCCTGAGGTTGTGGAGGACGGGAAGTGCGGCATCTTGGTGCCACCGCGGGACCACCATGCACTGGCTGGAGCACTCAAGCGCCTGCTTGACGACGAATCCCTGCGCCAGGCAATGGGGGAAGCGGGAAGGGAAAGGGTAAAACGCCACTTCACCTGGGAGGAGGCGGCACGGAAAACCCTGGAGGTATACCGGGAGGTAGTTTAG
- a CDS encoding class I SAM-dependent methyltransferase, whose amino-acid sequence MLTVNFNLFKIRDGDRFLDVGCGDGRHSYEAYRLNNGSGMTCSMDLDDLCLRKTKYVLDHMDQQNGSSGNRNVLCSDALNLPFKDHSFNRIICAEVMEHVKDPDQGIQEMVRVLKPGGLLAVTVPTYVPEKGCWILDSDYYNHPGGHVRIFTARGLVRTLRRHNLGVYAIRYEHAFHSIYWILRCIFGLKNEDSRVPATYLRFLEMQITTKSRFVPRVERIFNFIFPKSIVIYTRKQNRGS is encoded by the coding sequence GTGCTTACCGTTAATTTTAACCTTTTTAAGATAAGAGACGGCGACAGGTTTTTAGACGTGGGCTGCGGTGATGGCAGGCACAGCTATGAAGCATACCGCCTCAACAATGGCAGTGGCATGACATGCTCTATGGATCTCGACGATTTATGCCTCAGGAAGACCAAGTATGTGCTGGACCATATGGATCAACAGAACGGGTCCAGTGGTAACCGGAACGTGCTTTGCAGTGACGCCCTGAACCTCCCTTTTAAGGACCACTCCTTCAACAGGATTATCTGTGCTGAGGTTATGGAACACGTTAAGGATCCCGATCAGGGTATTCAGGAAATGGTGCGGGTACTCAAGCCTGGGGGACTGCTGGCGGTCACCGTGCCCACCTATGTGCCCGAAAAGGGCTGCTGGATACTGGATTCGGACTACTATAACCATCCCGGCGGCCACGTTAGGATATTCACCGCACGAGGGCTGGTGAGGACACTGCGCCGCCATAACCTGGGGGTTTACGCTATTCGCTATGAACATGCCTTCCATTCTATCTATTGGATCCTGCGCTGCATCTTCGGGCTTAAGAATGAGGATTCAAGGGTTCCCGCGACCTACCTGAGGTTCCTAGAGATGCAGATAACCACCAAGTCCAGGTTTGTTCCCCGGGTAGAACGCATTTTCAACTTCATATTTCCCAAAAGCATCGTTATCTATACCCGAAAGCAAAACAGGGGGAGCTAA
- a CDS encoding glycosyltransferase family 4 protein has translation MKICLLCYRGNKYCGGQGVYLYYLSRELHRLGHEVDIIVGPPYPDVPCGVRAHYLESLNLYDRRHDGKSPLSQEKPFHLLTPFNLYEFAGSKLGMFPEMLTFSLKAYLKIRELLDTHRYDVIHDNQCLAYGLLLMKTLQIPVVATIHHPLPIDTRAELAQETSVWKKVRQLLLYPPLMQGIVSRRLDMVITDSNSSAFEIGREFRIPDSKIRMVYPGIDTDLFRNVNGFGAKSEKELGRLIMVGRTSDRKKGVLFLLQALRLLKQENVALKLTVVDQIETNDTYALDLVKEYGIEDMVDFTGRVTTEELVREYSAAQIAITPSVYEGFGLPAAEAMACEVPVIATRAGALPEVVGEDGKNGILVPPQDPHALARAIKRLLGDEQLRRRLGDEGRSRVTQRFSWEQTARQIIDVYEEVCKR, from the coding sequence GTGAAAATATGTCTCCTGTGTTATCGGGGGAATAAATACTGTGGTGGTCAGGGAGTTTATCTCTATTACCTATCTCGCGAGCTTCACCGGCTGGGACATGAAGTTGACATAATCGTTGGCCCGCCCTATCCCGATGTCCCCTGCGGTGTCAGGGCGCACTACCTGGAGAGCCTGAATCTGTACGATCGCAGGCATGACGGGAAAAGCCCCCTGTCCCAGGAAAAACCATTCCACCTGCTCACCCCGTTTAACCTCTACGAGTTCGCCGGTAGCAAGCTGGGCATGTTCCCCGAAATGCTCACCTTCAGCCTTAAGGCATATCTCAAGATAAGGGAACTTCTCGACACCCATCGCTACGATGTCATTCATGATAACCAGTGCCTGGCCTACGGGCTGCTGCTGATGAAGACCCTCCAGATCCCCGTGGTCGCCACCATTCACCACCCCCTCCCAATTGATACCAGGGCCGAACTTGCTCAGGAGACGAGCGTTTGGAAGAAGGTCAGGCAACTCCTTCTCTATCCCCCGCTAATGCAGGGGATCGTTTCTCGCCGCCTTGATATGGTCATCACCGACTCGAATAGCTCGGCGTTTGAGATTGGCCGGGAATTCAGGATACCCGATAGCAAGATTAGGATGGTTTACCCCGGCATCGATACCGATCTATTCCGGAATGTGAATGGGTTTGGTGCGAAGTCCGAAAAGGAGTTGGGCCGACTCATCATGGTCGGCAGAACCAGCGACCGCAAAAAGGGTGTCCTTTTCCTGCTTCAGGCGTTGCGGCTGCTGAAGCAGGAAAATGTGGCGCTTAAACTAACGGTGGTAGACCAGATCGAGACAAATGATACCTATGCCCTCGACCTGGTGAAGGAGTACGGGATCGAGGACATGGTTGACTTCACCGGGAGGGTGACCACAGAGGAACTGGTGAGAGAGTACTCAGCAGCCCAGATCGCCATTACACCCTCCGTTTATGAAGGCTTCGGTCTCCCCGCAGCGGAGGCTATGGCATGCGAGGTTCCGGTAATCGCCACCAGGGCCGGGGCGCTTCCTGAGGTGGTGGGTGAGGATGGGAAGAATGGCATTTTGGTGCCCCCCCAGGATCCCCATGCCTTGGCCAGGGCAATAAAAAGACTCCTGGGGGACGAACAGTTACGCCGAAGGCTGGGTGATGAGGGGAGGAGCAGGGTAACGCAACGCTTCTCCTGGGAGCAGACAGCAAGACAGATTATCGACGTGTATGAAGAGGTCTGCAAGCGCTAA
- a CDS encoding class I SAM-dependent methyltransferase: MELKVDLEWGDEGVVPETVHPDTAFIFDKMAEIIREMVAPNNGEIILDIGCGRAVDALELGKQGVRAIGIDPSDKMMSGAKSNLRDSDVALVRGIGEALPFKGNSLDKIICKGALDHFADIPRTMADISQSLKPGGAAIIAIANFESLSCRLGRNWFSIVKRLYRKQSDIHPWMPPADHNYRFDCPILKKTVADDFEIKKVRGMSLLWTAPYWGKFLSLLPRWVASAILVSLDKIACLFPSLSDVIIIRVTPRRN; this comes from the coding sequence ATGGAGCTAAAGGTTGATCTGGAGTGGGGTGATGAGGGGGTTGTCCCGGAGACGGTTCACCCCGATACCGCATTTATCTTTGACAAGATGGCGGAGATAATCCGGGAGATGGTTGCCCCCAATAACGGGGAGATAATACTGGATATCGGGTGTGGCCGGGCAGTGGATGCTCTGGAGCTAGGCAAGCAGGGTGTTAGAGCGATAGGTATTGATCCCTCAGATAAGATGATGAGCGGGGCTAAAAGCAACCTGAGAGATAGCGATGTCGCCCTTGTGCGCGGGATTGGGGAGGCGCTGCCCTTCAAAGGAAACTCCCTGGATAAGATTATATGCAAGGGGGCGCTGGACCACTTCGCCGACATACCAAGGACGATGGCGGATATATCTCAGTCACTAAAGCCTGGTGGCGCTGCGATAATCGCTATTGCCAACTTCGAAAGCCTTAGCTGTCGACTGGGGAGGAACTGGTTCTCTATTGTGAAGAGGCTTTACCGTAAACAGTCTGACATCCATCCCTGGATGCCTCCTGCCGACCACAACTACAGGTTCGACTGCCCCATACTGAAAAAGACAGTTGCAGATGATTTCGAGATAAAAAAAGTAAGGGGCATGTCACTGCTCTGGACTGCCCCTTACTGGGGAAAATTTCTATCCCTGCTCCCCCGGTGGGTCGCTTCAGCCATCCTGGTATCTCTCGATAAGATTGCCTGCCTGTTCCCCTCGCTAAGCGATGTTATCATTATCAGGGTTACGCCGAGACGCAATTAG
- a CDS encoding Fe-S-containing hydro-lyase, whose protein sequence is MLKKITSPLDDKTIEDLRSGEQVLISGVIYTARDAAHKRLTEALDRGEEPPFDFHGQTLYYMGPSPAKPGAVIGAAGPTTSGRMDPYSPRLIAEGLKVMIGKGSRSSEVKEAIVKNKGVYLAAIGGAGALIARSIKKAEVVAYDDLGAEAIRRLEVEDFPATVVNDAHGGDLYEEGKAMYRKKAG, encoded by the coding sequence ATGTTGAAGAAGATTACCTCGCCCCTAGATGATAAGACCATCGAGGATCTAAGATCTGGGGAACAGGTATTAATCAGCGGGGTCATTTATACCGCACGTGATGCTGCTCATAAGCGGCTGACCGAAGCCCTGGATCGCGGGGAAGAGCCGCCATTCGATTTCCATGGTCAGACCCTTTATTATATGGGCCCCTCCCCGGCTAAGCCGGGTGCGGTTATCGGTGCGGCGGGACCCACTACCAGCGGGCGCATGGACCCCTATTCTCCGCGCCTCATTGCCGAAGGGCTAAAGGTCATGATAGGAAAAGGCAGCCGCTCGTCGGAGGTAAAGGAAGCTATCGTGAAAAACAAGGGGGTGTACCTCGCCGCCATCGGGGGAGCCGGTGCTCTCATTGCCAGGTCGATAAAGAAGGCTGAGGTAGTAGCCTACGATGACCTGGGGGCAGAAGCAATCAGGCGCCTTGAGGTGGAGGACTTCCCCGCCACTGTGGTAAACGATGCCCACGGGGGGGATTTATACGAGGAGGGGAAGGCCATGTACCGGAAAAAAGCAGGCTAG